From Sceloporus undulatus isolate JIND9_A2432 ecotype Alabama chromosome 6, SceUnd_v1.1, whole genome shotgun sequence, one genomic window encodes:
- the MTERF1 gene encoding transcription termination factor 1, mitochondrial, with protein sequence MRRLMNMENKLLSRMSISCFITLSTEIIFRRSSLRLFCHVTESSSTESEKENGILINNLMVMGVDIKMVRKRQPGVLKRQITNEDGLKKFLQAKGANREAIASIISRYPRSIIRSYQSLNERWEIWRSILMSDLEIVTILKRSPESFFRSGNNTNMQKNIALFSSLGLTSKDLGKMLTRVPRVFSNSTELNDQIINLLSEIYVNLGGENPDDFVKEIISRNVFILLRSSKQVKANIQFLQSSFNLDNDELLTLLHGQGGDILDLSNEYLKKTLGNVKDKLLSHGCTETEVNTFVLKHLRILYLSPQNLNEKIDFLLHANISLHQMLRSPLIFDKSLNTISSRIYELEKADYNFGIHGIGIIALSKQRFKAKLETLQCA encoded by the coding sequence ATGAGAAGGCTGATGAATATGGAGAACAAATTACTTTCCAGAATGagcatttcttgttttattacatTGTCTACAGAGATTATATTCAGAAGATCATCTCTCAGATTGTTTTGTCATGTGACTGAGAGCTCCAGCACCGagtcagaaaaggaaaatggcaTTTTAATAAATAACCTGATGGTTATGGGTGTGGATATCAAAATGGTAAGAAAACGACAGCCTGGTGTGCTCAAGAGGCAGATTACTAATGAAGATGGCCTGAAGAAATTTTTGCAAGCTAAAGGGGCTAACAGAGAAGCCATCGCCAGTATCATTTCACGTTACCCACGTTCCATCATTCGCTCATACCAGTCTCTCAATGAACGTTGGGAAATCTGGCGGAGTATTCTAATGAGTGACTTGGAAATTGTAACAATCCTGAAACGCTCCCCTGAATCTTTCTTTCGCTCTGGAAATAACACAAACATGCAGAAAAATATTGcacttttttcttctcttggaCTAACTTCCAAGGATCTTGGAAAGATGCTGACCAGAGTTCCTAGGGTATTTTCTAATAGTACGGAACTCAATGACCAAATTATAAATTTGTTGAGTGAGATCTATGTAAATCTGGGAGGAGAAAACCCAGATGATTTTGTAAAGGAAATAATTTCTAGAAATGTTTTCATCCTTTTACGGAGCAGCAAGCAAGTGAAAGCTAACATTCAGTTTTTGCAGTCATCTTTTAATCTGGACAATGATGAACTGCTGACACTGTTGCATGGTCAAGGAGGTGATATCCTGGATCTGTCTAATGAGTACCTTAAGAAAACTCTTGGAAATGTCAAGGACAAACTGTTGTCCCATGGATGCACTGAAACAGAGGTGAATACATTTGTCCTTAAGCACCTTCGCATTCTGTATCTTTCTCCTCAGAACTTGAATGAAAAAATCGATTTTCTCTTACATGCAAATATTAGCCTTCATCAAATGCTGAGAAGCCCTCTAATTTTTGACAAAAGCCTCAACACTATAAGTAGTCGAATTTATGAGTTGGAAAAAGCAGATTataattttggaatccatggaatTGGAATAATTGCATTGAGTAAGCAACGATTTAAAGCTAAACTAGAAACATTACAATGTGCATAA